The Brevibacillus choshinensis genome includes the window GCCTATGTTGCGCTAAACTCGAAGTCGATAGGCGCGGATGTCGTGTACGCGTGGCCGAATGCAGAAATCGCTGTTATGGGTCCAGAGGGTGCGGCAAACATCATCTTTGCAAAAGAGATCGAGCAAAGTGCAGATCCAGCAGCGACTCGCGCAGAAAAAATCGCGGAGTACCGCGAGAAGTTCGCCAATCCGTATGTGGCAGCCAGCTTGGGAATGGTCGACGACGTCATCGATCCACGCGAAACGCGCATGAAAGTCGCGCAAGCGTTGGAGATGCTGCGAGATAAACAGGAAGATCGCCCCTATAAAAAGCACGGGAATATCCCATTGTAGAAGGGACAGATAGAAATGAAACTGCACGATATTCGCGAATTGGTCAAACTGGTCAATCAATCTTCCATCGAAGAACTGGAGTGGGAGCAAGGCAAGACTACGGTCGTGATTAAAAAGGCAGCTCCCATTCTCGTAGTGTCCGATGAAATCCCCGCCGTTCAGGCGGGTGAAGTCGAATCTGGCTATCAAGAGGCGGCAGTAACTGCAGAAGTGACGACCCAAGCTCCTCCGGAAGCTCAAGCAGTAACCCAAACCATCTCCTCCAGTTCGGTAGGAATCTTCACGTCTTCTGTAACAGTCGGTCAAACGATCCAGTCAGGTGACGTGGTAGGGCGTTGCTCCGTAGACGCCTTGCAGCTTTCCCAAGACATCGTCTCTTCTGTCAATGGAGAAATCGTAGAAATTTTCGCAGCAGACGGTCAGCTCGTCGATTACGGCAAAGCGTTGATGGCTGTCAAAGAAAGCTAGGAGGAGACCGCAAATGTTTACGAAAGTCTTAGTAGCCAACCGTGGAGAGATCGCTGTCAGAATCATTCGCGCTTGCCGAGAATTAGGAATTTCTACAGTGGCTGTCTACTCAGAGGCAGATCGAGAAGCCCTGCATGTGCAGCTTGCTGACGAAGCGTATTGCATTGGACCCACTGCTTCCAAAGACAGCTACCTGAACATGCCGCGCATCATGAGCATTGCATTGTTGACGAAGTCGGATGCTATCCATCCTGGATACGGTTTTCTTGCTGAAAATGCTTCGTTTGCTCAGCTGTGCCAAGATTGCTCGATCACGTTCATCGGTCCAGATCCAGCAGCCATTACGAAAATGGGGGATAAATCTGAGGCGAAGGCAACCATGAGCATGGCAAAGGTGCCACTGGTTCCAGGAACAGAAGGTCTGATCGATGATATTGATGAAGCCTTGGCGGTTGCCGCTCAGATCGGATACCCGGTGATCGTCAAAGCAACTGCTGGTGGAGGCGGAAGAGGGATGCGCCTCGCCCATGACGAGCAAGAGCTCAGTAAAGCGATCCAGCAAGCTCAGAAAGAAGCAGAAGCTGCATTCGGAAACGCAGGTGTGTACTTGGAAAAATACGTAGAGGAACCGCGTCACGTAGAAATCCAGATCATGGGCGACAAGCACGGCCATGCTGTCTATTTGGGTGAGCGGGATTGTTCGATACAGCGACGCCATCAAAAGCTGGTAGAGGAAGCGCCTTCGCCAGCCTTGGATAGCGAGCTTCGCGAGAAAATGGGGCAAGCTGCAGTAGCCGCAGCC containing:
- a CDS encoding acetyl-CoA carboxylase biotin carboxyl carrier protein, whose translation is MKLHDIRELVKLVNQSSIEELEWEQGKTTVVIKKAAPILVVSDEIPAVQAGEVESGYQEAAVTAEVTTQAPPEAQAVTQTISSSSVGIFTSSVTVGQTIQSGDVVGRCSVDALQLSQDIVSSVNGEIVEIFAADGQLVDYGKALMAVKES
- the accC gene encoding acetyl-CoA carboxylase biotin carboxylase subunit codes for the protein MFTKVLVANRGEIAVRIIRACRELGISTVAVYSEADREALHVQLADEAYCIGPTASKDSYLNMPRIMSIALLTKSDAIHPGYGFLAENASFAQLCQDCSITFIGPDPAAITKMGDKSEAKATMSMAKVPLVPGTEGLIDDIDEALAVAAQIGYPVIVKATAGGGGRGMRLAHDEQELSKAIQQAQKEAEAAFGNAGVYLEKYVEEPRHVEIQIMGDKHGHAVYLGERDCSIQRRHQKLVEEAPSPALDSELREKMGQAAVAAAKAVSYHGAGTVEFLLDKHGQFYFMEMNTRIQVEHPVTEMITGIDLIKEQISVAAGNPLSFSQDDVKINGWAIECRINAENPSKNFMPSPGKVVNYLPPGGYGVRVDSAVYPGYEISPFYDSMVAKLIVWGTDRSEAIARMRRALDEFVIEGVHTTVPFHEKLLEHPDFVSGHFATNFLEKNKLEL